In the genome of Brachypodium distachyon strain Bd21 chromosome 3, Brachypodium_distachyon_v3.0, whole genome shotgun sequence, the window TAGCATGAGGTGCGCTCCCTCTTTACTCTACCTCCCCGTTTCATTTTCTCCATAGCGATGCTGTAAATCACACGATTTTCTACTGTACAATGGTTTCTCATCCATTTTAGGAACTAGGGTATTTAGACGTTTCGGTGGCCTATTTTCATCCACATGACTACACGATGTAGTATGGAAAGCAGCAGGCCCATTCATGCCAGTTTTACACTGCTGCTAATTGTGCATATCGATCCGATAATAGTACATCTATTGAGTATTATTGGCATTTGAAACGCTTAATGCTAACAACTGTATCAGTCAATGAATGAGGAATTAGTCAATCTAGCATCTCCTTTGTTCCGTCCTTACGGCAGTAGTTACCTAGTTTGTTCCACGGGCATATGGTTGCTAGTGAatagaaaataagaaaattgTTTCTCTTTCATTTTAGGAACTAGGGTATTTTGACTTTTCAGTGGCCGATTTTCATCCGCATGGGTACACGATGTAGCATGTAATGCAGAAAATTTGTCCATGCCAGTTTTATGTTGCTGCTCAATGAGCATATCGATCGGAAACCGTACGTCTATTGAGTATCATTGACATTTGAATCACTTAGTGCTAGCAACTGTATCAGTCAATGGATGAGAAATCAGTCAATCTAGCATCTCCTTTGTTCGTCCTGTGCCATCCGGCCGGCCATAAGATAGTAGTTACGTAGTCTGTTCCAAGGGCATATGGTTGCTagtaaataaaataagaaaattATCTCTCTTTCATTTTAGGGACTAGGGTATTTTGATGTTTTCGGTGTCCGATTTTCATCCACATGGGTACACGATGTAGTGTGTCATGCCAGTTTTACATTGCTGCTCAATGAGCATATCGATCGGAAAACAGTACATCTATTGAGTATCATTGGCGTTTGAATCACTCAGTGTTAGCAACTCGGTCAGTCAATGAATGAGAAATCAGTCAATCTAGCATCTCCTTTGTTCGTCCTGTGCTGTCCGGCCGGCCATAAGACAGTAGGTACCTAGTTTGTTCCACGGGCATATGGTTGCTAGTGcataaaaaataagaaaaggtTGTGTCATCTAGCTCGTTTCACGCGTATGGGCGATGTTAGCCAAATAACCGACCTCTGAAAGTTCAGTAATGAAAcatggagaagaaaacaaTGGTTACAGATGTGATGGCATGGCTGTCAATATATAAGTCTGATAGGGCATCTCGTGATTGAGGCTCTTCCCAAAGCCATCCCATTCCCATGGACACCCCATCTGAAACCTTGGTGTCTATCGAGGAGCAATCGCAGAAGTCGATGGAGAAACTTGAGGCCAATTTCTCCAGCATAGGAACCAAGATCCACAGGTTCCCACGAGGCCTGCGGTGTGTAAGCAGAGATGGCCGCTACATCGAACCGAGCTTTGCGTCCTTCGGCCCGTACCACCATGGCTCACCTCAAGTGCAagaggtggaggaggtgaAGCATGTGGCTGCTCACTACCTCTGCTTGAAGTCGGGCCACTCGTTCGAGGAGGTCTACAGCAAGATTGCTTCCATCTCCGGAGAAGCCCGGAGCTGCTACGCCGATGGTGATGCCGCCGTTGCTCGTTTCAACGATGTCGAGCTTGCGAATATGATGTTCCTTGATGGTTGCTTTCTGCTGTGGTATTTATTAGATGAGAAGGAACCTGCTCTACTGCTCAATCGGATGATCTTGTCCACAGGGCCATGCATGCTTAGGGACATTTTTCTGTTGGAGAACCAACTACCCTGGCTGGTGCTTGAGGCTCTCATGACCTTTATCAGTGTTCCTATATACAAGTTTATTTTGAACAGATCGTCAAATTTTGATGCCAGCTCAAACTTAAGGCTCTCTAAAGAGGAATTCCATAGGTACAAGCCACCGCATCTTCTTGGGCTCTTCCGATACTATCACATAGGTGCCATGCCCCCTGAAGATCATAGCTACAAGTCCAGATGCTTTGAGCTATCAACTAGTGCGATCGAGCTTGCGGAAATCGGCATCAAGGTGACCGCCAGCAACAAGAGATGGTTCGCAGACATGAGCATCCAGAAAGGATCCTTAACTGGCAAGCTTTTGCTGACGCCATTGTTCCTGGACGACCCCACTGCTTGCTGGCTCGTCAACATGGCGGCGTTCGAAGCGTGCACATCTGTAGCATATCCTTGCGATGGCTACACTATCTGCTCCTACCTCTCTCTCCTGGCGATGCTCATGTGCAATGTGGAGGACGTGCAAAAGCTGCGAGCTAAGCACCTCCTGCGCAGCTTCTTCAGCGACCAGGAGATGCTCGATTTCTTCAAGGGCCTTGCCTGCCATCTTAAACTTGGCCACCGCTACAAAGTCACCTTGGGCAAGATTGATGATTACAAGCGCGAGAGGCGTGTGCGGATCGCTGTTCATAAGTTCCTCTACAGGAACTTCAAGACCATCGCTGCCCTGCTCTCCATTGTGGGTGTGCTCGTGGGCATCTTCAAAACCCTCCTCAGTCTGAAGCAACATTAGCAAGTTCATGCGTGCTGAGTTGAGAAACTAGTTTCTTTCGCATTGATCGATTAATGTGTCTGCTTTCTTATGGTGTGATGCTTTATCGGCTGCGTACATCTCTTGATTCAAAGGAGATCGATACGATGTTATCCTctgttataatttttttttaaatacggTTTGATGATGTTATGCTGTATCACGTGTAAAATTATTTCCCTGTTTCGAAAAATTTGTGAGCCTTTCTGTTACTTTAGTCTGTTAATATATCTCTTGATTGCGCAATTTCAGTTGTGTCTAGTTTGATATTCCTCCATGCTGGCAGTCATGCATGGCACAGCGGCTCGCCCATCTCTCTGTAAAAGTATCGCATTACAGTTCCATCCTTGTAACCTTTTTTCGTATTTCAGTTGTGTCTAGTTTGATATTCCTCCATGCTGGCGGTCATGCATGGCACAGTGGCTCGCccgtcttctcctccaccttTGGTGCCTGGGGTTGGCCGGGAAGTTATTCTGGAGCTTGGCCTCAGTGGTGCTGCTATCTCCACTATTCAGCTAAGAAGGATTTTCTTGAGGTTTGTGCCCTACTGGATTACTAATGAGTACAATTTTTATCCTTTGGGTTTTGTCCATTTACTTTGCTGCTAGCTACACAGGGGGTTCCTCCTCAGCTCCTCGCATGCAGAGGTCGAGCGTGCTGCACGCCTGCACCGCCTCAGCTGCACCACAGCACCAGCCATGTCTGCTGCCCCGCTCGACACTCTTGTAAGCATTTTTCGATGATGAAATTGCACCATGTTATGTATTGCATGCACAGATTCTGATTATTTCATGTGGCGCTATGAGACAGCTCTTGAAATAAGCAGTTCCTCAGGTCACGTTAATAATCTATATTTTCATGTTTGAAGTAGTTTGAACAAACGTTAACCAATTGTACTGCATTATTCTGCATTTTGAGATGCAAATTAATGTCTGAGAACAACTTCACAGGCAACCTCCGGATGGAATCAAACATTTGCATGCAGACTTGGAGAGACGAATATATGCTTAATGTTGAGGTCTAGGTTTATGAAGCCTGGAATCAAACGTTTGCATAGACTCCAGGAAAGGAATACTGGGTCTTGACGCTGCAGTTTAATTATGgcaaaaatcatgccatgctTCATGCAATTTCGAATATGTGACAGTATTGGTGTCAAAGTTTGAGGAAAGAATATGATACGGCCTCCACGATGAAGTTCGGGGCCTTATTTAGTTGCTGAACCAAAACCTACATGTACGCATACTTTGCCATCAGCCATGAAAAACACTAATAGTACTAGCCATGGCGCagaggaaacaaaaatacCTATCCAAGAGTGGATGAGGGTGAGGACTGAGAATCTGGAGGCCGATTTCTCTAGGATTGGAACCAAGATCCATAGGTTCCCCCAGGGCCTGCGGTGGATCAGCGGGCAAGGCGACCGCTACATTGTCCCGAGTGTGGTGGCGCTCGGTCCTTACCACCATGGCCTGGCACATCTGGAAAAAAATGGAGGAGGTgaagcccgcggcggcgcactACTTCTGCTTGAAGTCGGGCCACTTGACGGAGGAGGTCTACGGCAAAATCGTCTCCATAGCCGGTGAAGCCCGTGGCTGCTATGCCAATGGAGATGCTGATGTTGCTTGTTTCAGCGATGCCGAGTTTGCGACAATGATGTTCCTGGACGGTTGCTTCCTCTTGCAGTACATGAGTGGTGTTCTTAATCGGGAGGAATCTGCTCTATTACTGAATTGGATAACCTTGTCCACCTGGCCATGCATGCGCAGGGACATCTTTCTGCTGGAGAACCAACTACCTTGGCTGGTGCCAGAGGCTCTCATGACCTTTACATATGTTCCTATATATGACTTTATTTTCAGCATATCGTTTGATTTTTATGCCAGCTTAGTTTCAGAGTTGAGGCTCTCTAAAGATGAATTCCAGATGTATAGGCCGCCACATCTCCTTGGGTTGTTCCGATACTATCAGATAGGTGCCATGCCACCTGAAGATCAGAGCTCcgtgaaaagaaaatacttaGCGCTAGCAAGTAGTGCGATCGATCTCGCAGAAATCGGCATCAAGGTGACGGCCAGCAAGAAGAGATGGTTTGCGGACATGAGCATCCAGAAAGGTTCCCTCACCGGTGAGCTTTCCCTGACGCCATTGTTCCTGAACGGCCACACCGCCTCCTGGCTCGTCAACATGGCAGCATTCGAGGCGTGCACGTCCACCAGAGGCCAGGAATTCGATGGCTTTGTTGTCAGCTCTTACGTCTCCCTCCTGGCGATGCTCATGGGCAAGGAGGAGGATGTGCACGAGCTACGAGCTAAGCACCTCCTGCGAAGCTTCTTCAGCGACGAGGAGATACTTCACTTCTTCAAGGGCCTCACTCACCACATGCGTGTTGGCCACCGATACAGAGACACCTTGGACAAGATTTCTTATTACAGGCGCAAGAGGCCTGTGAGGACCGCGGTGCATAAGTTCCTCTACAACAACTTCAAGACCTTTGTCACCTTGCTCTCCATTGCCGGCGTGCTCGTGGGCATCTTCAAAACCCTCCTCAGTCTCAAGCAACGTTAATCAACACTGGTATATATTCCAGGTTTCGTGTTTGTGTCATGCTTTGCTTGTGATGTGGTGTTGTGTCATGTTCTTTTCCCTCCATGAAACCAAAAATGTAGATCCTGTTATGCTTTTGTTTGTGGGTACACCGTTGATTATATATCTCTGTGTGGtgtgcggcaactagttgctaCTCCATAGTGGTATAACTTACTTCGTGGAGCATACTATTTGGAAGCTTCGGAATGATGCTTGTTTTGGTTCTAATAATGAATGTGTCTTGCATGTGTTTCTAGTGTAGTGATTGCTAATATGGCCAATGATGTCTACGTGGAACTTGtgtcaacaaaaaataaattaagggGCTTACTTACCCTTGAGTATGGCAACTGAGATCTTTTGGAGAAAGCAAGGTTTGGGGGCCTTTGGTGGCATGGTGCGCAATTATTTGTTGAcaaaaacagagagaaggaGATGAGTTCCTTAGTTCTGGATGCTGGAATGGTGGAGTGGTGTATGACTTGGTCACGGGCAGGGATCCTGGTCAGAGTGTTGAATCACCAGTTTAATGAAAATGGAGTTGTGGGCGGGAGATCCTTAATTCGAAAATAGAAAATTCACCATGTGGGCTGGGCGTAGTTTGTTTTGATGGGCCTCAAGACGAAATTAGTGTTTCTGAAGGCCTACTAGTACCAGAATAAGCCCACTTCTAGTAGCATCCGGCTCTCTGCTGCTCTTGTCACTCCGTCCCGtccgtcgccggcgaggagaCGCCACCCCGCCGCGCGCAAGCgttctccgccgcctccgcctcatTTCATCCGCGCGGGACCCGGAATCACGTTCTCCTTCTCCCCACTGCTGCCCTCTCCCTCTTGGTCTCGGTCTCCGCCCCCGCGAGCCCCGCCGGCAGCCAACCCCAAGTACCACGACACGTAGGCGGACGCAGGGTACGAGGACTTGGACTGGGGCAAGCTGCTGAGGCGATTCACGCGGGAGGtagacggcgcggcggcggaggcccgCGGACGCAGGGGAGAACTGAAGAAGCTCAAGCGGAAGCCCCCCGGGACGCTGCCTGGAGGTTTCGCATGAGGTGCGCGCCCCCCTTACTTGATTGATCGATGGTTTTCTCTCCAGCGATGCTCTTTGTGCTGTAAATTTACACGATTTTCTGCGGTACAATTGTTCCTCTTCCATTTTAGGAATAGGTTATTTTGACGTTCCGGTGGCACCACATGGGTATACGACGGAGTAGTATGGCCTTATGGGAATCAGCAAACTCAGTCACGCCAGTTTTAGATTGCTGCGTTCACTGTTATGTCCATGTTTGGACGGAGTTCACTTTTCGTTTATGCTTCGGCTTGTATGAACCTCTAGAAACAACACTTTGctgatttcattaatgaaatcggGAGCCTGGCTCcttttattctaaaaaaatagttttagatTGCTGCTATATTCAGCATACCCTGTATCAACCTGTATCAAAAGGATGTCCGTATCAAAAGGCAggaggaaaaacaaaactatcTTGTCTTTACAGGATCATGGTCATACAATTAATTAATGGGACACCTGATTTGCTTCAACATGCTGGTACCGAGTTTTATTAGGGGTTGTTTGGCCCAGCTAGCAGATTGAACTATGTGTCACTTAAGACTTAAGAGAGGCTTAGGGAGCTTGTTAAAGGCTTAACTGTGGCATCAACAACTTATATCTGCACTAAGatattgcattttaacccTACGTGCTATACTGTTCTTTAGTGGAGGTTACCCGGTAGAAATTACCTTGTTACCCCTTTTGACTTGGTACCTCCACAGGTTCCCTCCGGACGGGGCTACGATATTGGGAGGTACGGTGATTCTGTTACCATCAGATGTATTTAGAATGGACGGTTGAGGTTTTCTACAAGTACTGTAGAACCCCCTAGTTTATTTAGAACAAAACACGTCATTTGTGAGCCATGCGCATTCTATTATTAACTGATAATAACATTAAATACACGAAGTCCCGAGTTGCGGTTGTTGCATTTTCCTTGTTCTTCAATGGCAGCAGCTTCTAGTTAAAGTGTTCCATAAGACACACACAGCTTTTTAGCCTTTCTCTCCTATTGCAATTAGTCAgatttttagccttttctcCTATTTTAACTAGTCATCGGTCTCCTGcttaaaaagagaaagaaactaGAAGTGGGTTGCTGCCGggttaaaaagagaaaagagggAAGAAAAACAGGTGCATGCAACCAACCAGACAGAACTACCAAATCGACCACCAACTGTTCTTCTCTAAGGAAATGTAATCAATTTCAGACCAAAGGCATTCGTGTCCCGCCTTTTCTTATAAAGCCCTTACGGCCACGAATAGAGTTGCTCGGAAAACCACTTTGAAGTTCAGCACACACACCGCACTAGACAATCAGAGTACCAACAACTGGCCGAGACACGCGAACAAAATGCTACCCTATGGCGATGGCTAAGGTATCAGGCTGGAGTAAAGCTGCTTAAGCGCCTGTCTTTTTGAAACTTTAGAAGCTGTCTAGCTTGATTCCTCCATCCACGATCTAAGAGCTGTCCGTCCTTTTGAAACTGGAACAAGGAAGGTAGAGAACCTAACAACATTTACCTGCGTGTTTCTTCTGTCTTGGAACTGGAATTATCCAAATCTCcatctctgtttttttctacTGCAAGGTACTCAGATCCATGAGAAAGAGCGTTCACAGAGGCCCATCAGATTAAAATTAGCACATATAATAGTACACCAAACTTGTGATTAGTGGGAGATCGCCATTGTTTATTGGGTGGGTGAGAAGAGGAGTACCACATCCACACCCCCTCTTAGAAAAAGAGGTTGCCTAGCTTTGACAGTAATTAGCTAATGCCTCTTAATTACTCCCCCGTTCCAAAATTCTTGGCTTTGTTTTAGTTAGTAGTTATTATTATTCATTCACCGGCTGGCGTCCACATGGCTCCTCAAAGGCCGCGCCGCACTTGCTCCTGTGGCCTGCTACTATGCCATCTTAAGTAAATGACCTCAAAAAGTACAAGCACTGCTTGGGTCTTGTATACTTAGTCAGTGCTTTCAACGAACTAATAGCATGCTGTCAAAAAACTAAGAAGCATGGCTCACAAATCAAGTGTGTGTTTTTAAAGAAACTAGATCACATGGGTGCACCGTGCATGTTAGTTCATCGGTCTGTGGAGTGATGTATAGTTTCCTTTATGTATGTCTGTCATAAGTCTAAGAGCATCTCGTGATGTCGAGGCTAGCTCATCACAGGCCATGGACACCGCGCCTGAAACTTTAATTCCTATCCAAGAGCTGGGGAGGAAAACAACAGAGACTCTTGGCTGACTTCTCACAGGAACCAAGATCCATCATGCCAACGAtaaataatacggagtagataATTAGATGTcgctagggcatatttccaaagACATCCCATGTGGTTGTTTAGTCTTTTTATTTGCACACAGCAGTTGGCTAGTGTCCACAGGGAGCATGGTGGTTCTCTAACTCAGCTAGAAATAAACGGTTGCCTCGGCCGGTCGAAGCGTACATATCCCTTTCACAACCATCTAGCAGGAGCCGGTTAGAGTAGAAGAGCCTAATTTGGTTATCCCTTTCACAATCATCTAGCAGGAGACAGATCTTAACATGGCTCATATCTCACTGTGCACGAACAGCCCCTTTGTTAGCAAGACATTGTGCTTGTCAGAGTAGAAGAACAAGCCTACAATCTACACATGGTGGCAGATCTCCATCCTAGTGATCCTACTCCTATGGCTGTGGAAGAAGCATGTATCAATCCCCGTCCTAGTAACCTTACTCATGATGCTGCACAAGCAATTCTTATTTCTACCGATCCAATTCATGGTGATCCTATTCCTACCTCTGAAAAAGCAATACCTACAGATGCTATTTCTACAGCTGCAGAAGAAGTATGTATCGATCCCCATCCTAGTAACCTTACTCCTGGCGCTGAGCAAGAAATCCCTTTCGGAGATTTCTTTAGGCAAGCATGGGAAAGAGAGAAGGATAATCACATTGATGTTCCATGGAAGATCCATAGATTCCCTGCTTCCCTGCGAGGGTTTTGTGAAGAACATCACTACATTGTTCCAAAAATGGTGGCAATAGGCCCTTACTACTGCCACCTCCCCGAGCTgcaggagatggaggaggtcAAGAAGGCGGCAGTATTCCAATTCTGCAGGGGCGCCTCTTGGGAGGCGTACGTAAAGGTCGTCGCTGTAGCAAACGTCGCTCGAAGCTGCTACGATGCCGGCTCGCTAGAAGGTGTCAGTGATGCTGACTTTGCATCCATGATGTTCCATGATGCTTGCTTCCTGCTGGCGACCATACTTGCAATCACCAAGCCTGAACAGTGTGAACTGCCCTTGGTATGTCGGATCGGCACCAACACACCTGTTGTTGTGACAGACATGTTTCTCCTGGAGAACCAGATCCCCTGGATGGTGCTGGAGGCTCTCATGACCTTCAGAAAAGTAGATTTATGTGGGTTCATTGCCACGATGGGAATGAATGTCCAATCTCGTATTGATCGCAAGGCAAGGCCCTTGGATCTCACAGCTTACGAGCCACCGCATCTCCTTGGCCTTTTCCATTTTTACCAATCAGGCCGCGAGATTACCTTTACGAACTTGGATTTCACCTTGCGCCCCCCGAGGGAGAGGATGCTATCATCAGATGTGGTCGAGAGTGGATATACAagggcgaagaagaagaaccccCCACCCCGTGTGGTACGCGAGCGCGCTAGGATACTCGAGTCACTGCCACTAGGTACAAGCGCCATTGAACTCGCCGAAATCGGCATCAAGCTGACCCTCAGCAAATCAGCAGAGTTCAAGGACATAGGCCTTACAGAAGGGCTCCTCTTCCGCAAGCTCTTCCTGCCGTCGCTGCGCCTCAACGAGAACACTGCATGCTGGCTCGTCAACATGGCAGCTTTCGAGACATGTGTGGCCTTCCGTGATGGTGACTACACTGTCAGCTCGTACCTGGTCCTCTTTGCCATGTTGATGCACCGGGAACAGGATGTGCACAAGCTGCGAGCCATGGGTCTCATCCATGGAGAGTTCACCAACAAGCAGGCGCTTGACTTCTTCAAGGGCCGTCACGCTGGAAGCATGCGCCCAGGGTACAGCTTCTACGCCATCTTACGACGGCTTGAGAGGTACAGGCAGAAACGGTGGCTGTGGATCGCCGTGTATAAGTTCGTCTACAACAACGCCAAGACCATAGCCACGGTGCTGTCCATCATGGGCGTGCTCGCCGGAATCTTCAAAGCACTACTCGACCTCAAGAAACAACATTAGCGTGCAGCAGTGAATCAAGCTAGAGCTACCTTAATCATTGGCTgtgccatttttctttttctttgtgaaGTAAAAAGCAGGAGCTCCTATCTTAATCAATGAAAGCAGCGCCTTCTGCATTTTTTCCTGTACTCTTTGTACGTTTACCGCTGCTATCTTATTCAATGGGATCTCTGGTAGGCCAGGGCTGTAACTTGCAGTGTGTGTTTAgctgtttgtttggatgtgTTCCTTAAGTTCTGCCCGCTGAAATGCTCTATGATTTTCTGTTTTCCTGATCTGGAAGGCCAGGAATGAAACTTGTTTCAGGCATCGTTTTCCTGATGATCCGTTGGGGCTTATCTTCCAGCTATGCAATCATATTAACAACTAGGCATTTTTATCATACTGGGCAGGTCTTCAGAAGAGGAGATCAAGAGATGCTTAAGGATAGCGCTCAGAAGTTGTAAGACGCTGCTCTCCTGGCGCACGATTCCAGCTCCCGTGACTGCACTGATGGGCGTTTGGTGGCAAGGTCACAGCATACAGATTTGGGCTAAGGAAGTTGAAGAAAAAAGTAAGAGAACTGGTTGGTCCTGTCAATTTGGGCTGGGAGGAGTTTAAACCTAGCAATTTAGTCTATGCCTGTAAGAATCATAGAACCTCGGACCTTTTTATCCTTTTATTTGTAGTGCATTGTTAGGAATATCTGAACTTTGTGCTCTGTTTATGTTTTttgaatggtgttcggcccctGTGTGCAGGCgcgtgaaaaaaaaactcaggcAATTTTGTGGAAAGagccaaacagaagcaaaCTTGAAGAGGGGGTCAAGATGCTGAAGAAGGTGGTTGCTGACGCATATATGCTGGACAGTTTGGCTAGGCGCCGTTGAGGAGACAACTGGTAGGCTAGCCTGGTGTTTTGGTCTTAGCTGCATGCTGTCGTCACTTCCGGCGAACAAATTTCTTTCCTGCCAGTTATGCTTGCTTTTGTTGTATAGCTAGGTTGGCGCTGGAACCCCGGTTCTTTTTCACTTTCGTTTCTGAACCTTGTATTGTATGGCTGTTGGCAGGGGTTTTAATAGAAATCGGTCTGGAGGTTcgctttttttcaaaaaa includes:
- the LOC112271436 gene encoding uncharacterized protein LOC112271436 — its product is MDTPSETLVSIEEQSQKSMEKLEANFSSIGTKIHRFPRGLRCVSRDGRYIEPSFASFGPYHHGSPQVQEVEEVKHVAAHYLCLKSGHSFEEVYSKIASISGEARSCYADGDAAVARFNDVELANMMFLDGCFLLWYLLDEKEPALLLNRMILSTGPCMLRDIFLLENQLPWLVLEALMTFISVPIYKFILNRSSNFDASSNLRLSKEEFHRYKPPHLLGLFRYYHIGAMPPEDHSYKSRCFELSTSAIELAEIGIKVTASNKRWFADMSIQKGSLTGKLLLTPLFLDDPTACWLVNMAAFEACTSVAYPCDGYTICSYLSLLAMLMCNVEDVQKLRAKHLLRSFFSDQEMLDFFKGLACHLKLGHRYKVTLGKIDDYKRERRVRIAVHKFLYRNFKTIAALLSIVGVLVGIFKTLLSLKQH
- the LOC100828603 gene encoding uncharacterized protein LOC100828603 is translated as MAWHIWKKMEEVKPAAAHYFCLKSGHLTEEVYGKIVSIAGEARGCYANGDADVACFSDAEFATMMFLDGCFLLQYMSGVLNREESALLLNWITLSTWPCMRRDIFLLENQLPWLVPEALMTFTYVPIYDFIFSISFDFYASLVSELRLSKDEFQMYRPPHLLGLFRYYQIGAMPPEDQSSVKRKYLALASSAIDLAEIGIKVTASKKRWFADMSIQKGSLTGELSLTPLFLNGHTASWLVNMAAFEACTSTRGQEFDGFVVSSYVSLLAMLMGKEEDVHELRAKHLLRSFFSDEEILHFFKGLTHHMRVGHRYRDTLDKISYYRRKRPVRTAVHKFLYNNFKTFVTLLSIAGVLVGIFKTLLSLKQR
- the LOC106866358 gene encoding uncharacterized protein LOC106866358, which translates into the protein MVADLHPSDPTPMAVEEACINPRPSNLTHDAAQAILISTDPIHGDPIPTSEKAIPTDAISTAAEEVCIDPHPSNLTPGAEQEIPFGDFFRQAWEREKDNHIDVPWKIHRFPASLRGFCEEHHYIVPKMVAIGPYYCHLPELQEMEEVKKAAVFQFCRGASWEAYVKVVAVANVARSCYDAGSLEGVSDADFASMMFHDACFLLATILAITKPEQCELPLVCRIGTNTPVVVTDMFLLENQIPWMVLEALMTFRKVDLCGFIATMGMNVQSRIDRKARPLDLTAYEPPHLLGLFHFYQSGREITFTNLDFTLRPPRERMLSSDVVESGYTRAKKKNPPPRVVRERARILESLPLGTSAIELAEIGIKLTLSKSAEFKDIGLTEGLLFRKLFLPSLRLNENTACWLVNMAAFETCVAFRDGDYTVSSYLVLFAMLMHREQDVHKLRAMGLIHGEFTNKQALDFFKGRHAGSMRPGYSFYAILRRLERYRQKRWLWIAVYKFVYNNAKTIATVLSIMGVLAGIFKALLDLKKQH